The proteins below come from a single Serratia ficaria genomic window:
- the prfA gene encoding peptide chain release factor 1 translates to MKPSIVAKLEALQERHEEVQALLGDAGVIAEQDRFRALSREYAQLTDVSRCFLEWRRVQEDLATAETMLDDPEMREMAQEELKQAKAAAEALEQQLQVLLLPKDPDDERGCFLEVRAGTGGDEAAIFAGDLFRMYSRYAETRRWRVEVMSANEGEHGGYKEVIAKVSGDGVYGQLKFESGGHRVQRVPETESQGRIHTSACTVAVMPEVPEAEMPEINAGDLKIDTFRSSGAGGQHVNTTDSAIRITHLPTGIVVECQDERSQHKNKAKAMSVLGARIRAAEMAKRQQAEASTRRNLLGSGDRSDRNRTYNFPQGRVTDHRINLTLYRLDEVMEGKLDMLIQPIVQEYQADQLAALSAELE, encoded by the coding sequence ATGAAGCCTTCTATTGTTGCCAAACTGGAAGCGTTACAAGAGCGCCATGAAGAAGTGCAGGCGCTGCTCGGCGACGCCGGCGTTATTGCCGAGCAGGACCGGTTCCGCGCGCTGTCGCGCGAGTATGCGCAGCTGACCGACGTCAGCCGCTGCTTCCTGGAGTGGCGCCGGGTGCAGGAAGACCTGGCGACGGCGGAAACGATGCTGGACGATCCGGAAATGCGTGAAATGGCGCAGGAAGAGCTGAAGCAGGCCAAGGCGGCGGCGGAAGCGCTGGAGCAACAGCTGCAGGTGCTGCTGCTGCCGAAAGACCCGGACGATGAGCGCGGCTGCTTCCTGGAAGTGCGCGCCGGCACCGGCGGCGATGAGGCGGCGATCTTCGCCGGCGACCTGTTCCGCATGTACAGCCGCTATGCCGAAACCCGCCGCTGGCGCGTGGAAGTGATGAGCGCCAACGAAGGCGAGCACGGCGGCTACAAGGAAGTGATCGCCAAAGTGTCCGGCGACGGCGTTTACGGCCAGCTGAAGTTCGAATCCGGCGGCCACCGCGTGCAACGGGTGCCGGAAACCGAATCGCAGGGGCGCATCCATACCTCCGCCTGCACCGTGGCGGTGATGCCGGAAGTGCCGGAGGCCGAAATGCCCGAAATCAACGCCGGCGATCTGAAAATCGATACCTTCCGCTCCTCGGGCGCGGGCGGCCAGCACGTCAACACCACCGACTCGGCGATCCGCATCACCCACTTGCCGACCGGCATCGTGGTGGAGTGCCAGGACGAGCGTTCGCAGCACAAAAACAAAGCCAAGGCGATGTCGGTGCTGGGCGCGCGCATCCGCGCCGCCGAGATGGCCAAGCGCCAACAGGCCGAGGCTTCCACCCGCCGCAACCTGTTGGGCAGCGGCGACCGTTCCGACCGCAATCGCACCTACAATTTCCCGCAGGGGCGGGTGACCGACCACCGCATTAACCTGACGCTGTACCGTCTGGACGAAGTGATGGAAGGCAAGCTGGACATGCTGATCCAGCCTATCGTGCAGGAATATCAGGCCGACCAGCTCGCCGCGCTGTCCGCCGAGCTTGAGTAA